In the Hordeum vulgare subsp. vulgare chromosome 7H, MorexV3_pseudomolecules_assembly, whole genome shotgun sequence genome, one interval contains:
- the LOC123412569 gene encoding LOW QUALITY PROTEIN: uncharacterized protein LOC123412569 (The sequence of the model RefSeq protein was modified relative to this genomic sequence to represent the inferred CDS: substituted 2 bases at 2 genomic stop codons), with protein MEFNKGRNITXIGGDEXDRFISRMHLTRGEMISFSLRRETPRLVVIYLNYEEEEDDPLDEAVFTRRITRLSEDETNMLWEKLPPRDAYVEMPFVTRLTQTMVNRHVMILPKSLCVSYGIEPDVEGIARLCLPTRGSVTRCAYEVHTDGHNIFSVAGWSNFLIGKNLWVGHVVLVTIRNTPCHDFRMMIVIDLL; from the exons ATGGAGTTCAATAAGGGACGAAACATCACCTAGATTGGAGGAGATGAATAGGATCGTTTCATTTCCCGCATGCATCTCACTAGAGGTGAGATGATCAGCTTCTCCTTGAGAAGAGAAACTCCAAGGCTTGTTGTTATCT ATCTCAactatgaggaagaagaagatgacccaCTTGATGAAGCAGTCTTTACCCGAAGAATAACTAGGCTGAGCGAAGATGAAACCAACATGCTTTGGGAAAAACTTCCGCCACGTGATGCCTACGTCGAGATGCCATTCGTGACCCGCCTGACACAAACGATGGTTAACCGCCATGTCATG ATATTACCTAAGAGTCTATGTGTGAGTTATGGCATCGAGCCGGATGTAGAAGGCATTGCTAGACTATGCCTTCCTACAAGGGGCTCTGTCACCAGGTGTGCTTATGAAGTGCACACAGATGGGCACAATATTTTCAGTGTGGCTGGGTGGAGCAACTTCCTCATTGGCAAAAATCTCTGGGTTGGACATGTCGTCTTAGTCACTATCAGGAATACCCCATGCCATGACTTTAGGATGATGATTGTTATCGACCTCCTTTAA